A single region of the Zootoca vivipara chromosome 2, rZooViv1.1, whole genome shotgun sequence genome encodes:
- the LOC118080233 gene encoding zinc finger protein 665-like gives MVEVHEMVTSQGDVWGILDEEEPSEVWPERAEEQGKERKLGIQDGANKQEGRETVKPRDKHSASQVDENLINRVGEKHECTTCGKRFCSRSTLTIHQRVHSGEKPYKCMECGKSFICRSNLNRHQITHTREKPYKCRECVKSFSCRRHLTRHQITHTREKPYKCRECGKSFNCRRYLNVHHRTHTGEKPHKCIECGKSFNCNVYLKRHQRTHTGEKPHKCIECGKSFSHSNHLIRHQITHTGEKPYKCMECSKSFSDYSTFHAHKRIHTGDKPYKCIEYGKSFSYRNNLTGHQITHTGEKPYQCWECGKGFCDSSTLTKHQRTHTGEKPHKCIECGKSFRYSNNLIRHQITHTGEKPYKCMECGKAFSQSGALNAHLNRHQTSRTGNKPHECLECGKRFGQISHLTVHQITHTGEKPYKCWECGKRCRFRSHLIVHLRTHTGEKPYKCWECGKGFCDSSTLTKHQRTHTGEKPFKCMECGKSFSQSASLNLHQRTHTGEKPYKCLECGKSFCEGRTLTIHQRTHTGQTITSRTPLLPLCRAAPKRLTEAPELRFLERKGRLAREEELPLPVPLPRGVAGRSGGCPPLRRGSVSFEEVSLHFTEDNCTLQRALYKEVMVEVHEMVTSQGDVWGILDEEEPSEVWPERAEGQEKERKLGIQDGDNKQEERETVKPRDKHSASQVDENPINRVGGKHECTMCGKRFRRRSNLTIHKRVHSGEKPYKCMECGKSFSRKSNLTTHQITHTGEKPYKCIECGKSFSCSRSLNMHHSIHTGEKPYKCFECGKSFSCSRTLNMHHSIHTGGKPFKCFECGKSFRYSNSLNLHHRIHTGEKPYKCIECGESFRCSAHLKRHQTPPTGNKPHECLECGKRYGQSSHLTVHRRIHTGEKPYKCIECGKSFNYRSSFTRHQITHTGEKPYKCWECGKSFCDSGTLTKHQRIHTGGKPFKCMECGKSFSQSASLNVHQRTHTGEKPYQCLECGKSFSDSSTFHAHKRIHTGDKPYKCLECGKSYRRSSHLSRHRITHSGD, from the exons GAGATGTTTGGGGGATCCTGGATGAGGAGGAACCATCAGAAGTCTGGCCAGAAAGAGCCGAGgaacaaggaaaggaaaggaagttgGGGATTCAAGATGGAGCCAACaaacaagaggggagagaaacagTGAAGCCAAGGGATAAACACAGTGCTTCTCAAGTAGATGAAAATCTAATTAACAGAGTGGGGGAAAAACATGAATGTACTACGTGCGGAAAGAGATTCTGTAGTCGCTCAACTCTTACTATACATCAAAGAGTACACTCAGGTGAAAAACcttataaatgcatggagtgtggaaagagcttcatttgcAGAAGTAACCTTAATAGACATCAGATAACTCATACAAGGGAGAAACCTTATAAGTGCAGGGAGTGTgtaaagagcttcagttgcagacGCCACCTTACTAGACATCAGATAACTCATACAAGGGAGAAACCTTATAAGTGcagggagtgtggaaagagcttcaattgCAGAAGGTACCTTAACGTGCATCatagaactcacacaggggaaaaaccacataagtgcattgagtgtggaaagagcttcaactgCAATGTTTACCTTAAAagacatcaaagaactcacacaggggaaaaaccacataagtgcattgagtgtggaaagagcttcagtcacagtaacCACTTAATTAGACATCAGataactcatacaggggagaaaccgtataaatgcatggagtgtagTAAAAGCTTCAGTGACTATAGCACCTTTCATGCACAtaagagaattcatacaggggacaaGCCATATAAATGCATAGAgtatggaaaaagcttcagttacAGAAACAACTTAACTGGACATCAAataactcatacaggggagaaaccttatcaatgctgggagtgtggaaagggtttcTGTGACAGTAGTACCCTTACTaaacatcaaagaactcacacaggggaaaaaccacataagtgcattgagtgtggaaagagcttccgttaCAGTAACAACTTAATTAGACATCAGataactcatacaggggagaaaccgtataaatgcatggagtgtggaaaggccttcagtcagagtggagccCTTAATGCTCACCTTAACAGACATCAGACATCTCGTACAGGGAACAAACCACACGAATgcctggagtgcggaaagagGTTTGGTCAAATTAGCCACCTTACCGTGCATCAAataactcatacaggggagaaaccatataaatgctgggagtgtggaaagagatgtAGGTTCCGTAGCCACCTTATCGTGCATctaagaactcatacaggggagaaaccttataaatgctgggagtgtggaaagggtttcTGCGACAGTAGTACCCTTACTaaacatcaaagaactcacacaggggagaaaccatttaaatgtatggagtgtggaaagagcttcagtcagagtgcctCCCTTAATctgcatcaaagaactcatacaggggagaaaccttataaatgcttggagtgtggaaagagtttctgtGAAGGTCGTACCCTTACTatccatcaaagaactcacacgGGACAAACCATa ACCAGCCGGacgcctctcctccctctctgccgCGCGGCTCCGAAGCGGTTAACAGAGGCGCCAGAGCTTCGATTCCTGGAGCGGAAGGGAAGACTGGCGAGAGAGGAGGAGCTTCCGCTTCCTGTTCCGCTTCCCCGGGGAGTTGCTGGGCGTAGCGGCGGCTGTCCACCCTTGAGGCGG GGATCAGTGAGCTTTGAGGAGGTGTCCTTGCATTTCACTGAGGACAACTGCACCCTACAGAGAGCTCTGTACAAGGAAGTCATGGTGGAGGTTCATGAGATGGTGACCTCTCAGG GAGATGTTTGGGGAATCCTGGATGAGGAGGAACCATCAGAAGTCTGGCCAGAAAGAGCTGAGGggcaagagaaggaaaggaaattggGGATTCAAGATGGAGACAACAAACaagaggagagagaaacagtGAAGCCAAGGGATAAACACAGTGCTTCTCAAGTAGATGAAAATCCGATTAACAGAGTGGGGGGGAAACATGAATGTACTATGTGTGGAAAAAGATTCCGTAGACGCTCAAATCTTACTATACATAAAAGAGTACACTCAGGTGAAAAACCTtacaaatgcatggagtgtggaaagagcttcagtcgcaaAAGCAACCTTACTACACATCAGataactcatacaggggagaaaccttataaatgcatcgagtgtggaaagagcttcagttgcagcaggTCCCTTAACATGCACCATAGtattcacactggggagaagccatataagtgctttgagtgtggaaagagcttcagttgcagcaggACCCTTAACATGCACCATAGTATTCACACAGGGGGAAAGCCATTTAAGTgctttgagtgtggaaagagcttccgttaCAGCAACTCCCTTAACTTGCATCatagaattcacacaggggaaaagccATATAAGTGCATCGAGTGTGGCGAAAGCTTCAGGTGCAGTGCTCACCTTAAAAGACATCAGACACCTCCTACAGGGAACAAACCGCATGaatgcctggagtgtggaaagaggtaTGGTCAAAGTAGCCACCTTACTGTGcatcgaagaattcatacaggggagaaaccgtataagtgcattgagtgtggaaagagcttcaattaCAGAAGCAGCTTTACTAGACATCAGataactcatacaggggagaaaccttataaatgctgggagtgtggaaagagtttctgtGACAGTGGGACCCTTACtaaacatcaaagaattcacacaggggggaaaccatttaaatgcatggagtgtggaaagagcttcagtcagagtgcctCCCTTAATgtgcatcaaagaactcatacaggggagaaaccgtatcaatgtttggaatgtggaaaaagcttcagtgactCTAGCACCTTTCATGCACATaagagaattcacacaggggacaaaccatataaatgtttggagtgtggaaagagctaccgCCGCAGTAGCCACCTTTCTCGACACCGGATAACTCATTCAGGGGACTAA